One Mercurialis annua linkage group LG3, ddMerAnnu1.2, whole genome shotgun sequence DNA window includes the following coding sequences:
- the LOC126673831 gene encoding casein kinase II subunit beta-1-like isoform X2 has translation MYRERASKMEVVGGATAIAVDRKRLINDRSSASTSSAIINNGGKDFTPQSNHNYLVTGKKSNDNHPLATNNNNNNNNASDDEESETDSQESDISGSDGEDTSWISWFCNLRGNEFFCEVEDEYIQDDFNLCGLSSQVPYYDYALDLILDVESSYGDMFTEEQHELVESAAEMLYGLIHARYILTSKGMAAMLDKYKNCDFGRCPRVYCCGQPCLPVGQSDIPRSSTVKILCPRCEDIYYPRSKYQDIDGAYFGTTFSHLFLMTYGHLKPQKPSQSYVPRVFGFKLHKP, from the exons ATGTACAGAGAGCGAGCCTCCAAGATGGAAGTGGTAGGCGGCGCCACCGCAATCGCCGTCGATCGGAAACGGCTCATCAACGACCGATCTTCAGCCTCTACTTCCTCAGCAATAATCAACAACGGCGGCAAAGATTTTACGCCGCAATCTAATCATAATTATCTCGTCACTGGAAAAAAGAGCAACGATAATCATCCACTCGCCACaaataataacaacaataataacAACGCCTCTGATGATg AGGAATCTGAAACTGACAGTCAAGAGTCTGATATTAGTGGTTCTGATGGGGAGGACACATCTTGGATCTCTTGGTTTTGCAATCTACGGGGTAATGAATTCTTTTGTGAAGTTGAAGATGAGTACATACAAGATGATTTCAACCTCTGTGGTTTAAGCAGCCAAGTTCCATATTATGATTACGCTCTTGATTTGATTTTGGATGTCGAATCGTCTTATG GGGATATGTTTACAGAGGAACAACATGAATTAGTTGAATCAGCAGCAGAGATGCTTTATGGTCTGATTCATGCTCGATACATTTTGACAAGCAAAGGGATGGCAGCTATG CTGGACAAGTACAAGAACTGTGACTTTGGTAGATGCCCAAGAGTCTACTGCTGTGGGCAGCCTTGCCTTCCAGTTGGTCAATCAGACATTCCTCGATCAAGTACTGTCAAAATACTTTGCCCTAGATGTGAAGATATTTACTACCCACGATCCAAATATCAAG ACATTGACGGAGCCTACTTCGGAACAACATTTTCTCACCTCTTCTTGATGACATATGGGCACCTAAAGCCACAGAAGCCATCACAGAGCTACGTTCCAAGGGTATTCGGGTTTAAGTTACATAAACCATGA
- the LOC126673831 gene encoding casein kinase II subunit beta-1-like isoform X1, which produces MYRERASKMEVVGGATAIAVDRKRLINDRSSASTSSAIINNGGKDFTPQSNHNYLVTGKKSNDNHPLATNNNNNNNNASDDEESETDSQESDISGSDGEDTSWISWFCNLRGNEFFCEVEDEYIQDDFNLCGLSSQVPYYDYALDLILDVESSYGDMFTEEQHELVESAAEMLYGLIHARYILTSKGMAAMLDKYKNCDFGRCPRVYCCGQPCLPVGQSDIPRSSTVKILCPRCEDIYYPRSKYQGNIDGAYFGTTFSHLFLMTYGHLKPQKPSQSYVPRVFGFKLHKP; this is translated from the exons ATGTACAGAGAGCGAGCCTCCAAGATGGAAGTGGTAGGCGGCGCCACCGCAATCGCCGTCGATCGGAAACGGCTCATCAACGACCGATCTTCAGCCTCTACTTCCTCAGCAATAATCAACAACGGCGGCAAAGATTTTACGCCGCAATCTAATCATAATTATCTCGTCACTGGAAAAAAGAGCAACGATAATCATCCACTCGCCACaaataataacaacaataataacAACGCCTCTGATGATg AGGAATCTGAAACTGACAGTCAAGAGTCTGATATTAGTGGTTCTGATGGGGAGGACACATCTTGGATCTCTTGGTTTTGCAATCTACGGGGTAATGAATTCTTTTGTGAAGTTGAAGATGAGTACATACAAGATGATTTCAACCTCTGTGGTTTAAGCAGCCAAGTTCCATATTATGATTACGCTCTTGATTTGATTTTGGATGTCGAATCGTCTTATG GGGATATGTTTACAGAGGAACAACATGAATTAGTTGAATCAGCAGCAGAGATGCTTTATGGTCTGATTCATGCTCGATACATTTTGACAAGCAAAGGGATGGCAGCTATG CTGGACAAGTACAAGAACTGTGACTTTGGTAGATGCCCAAGAGTCTACTGCTGTGGGCAGCCTTGCCTTCCAGTTGGTCAATCAGACATTCCTCGATCAAGTACTGTCAAAATACTTTGCCCTAGATGTGAAGATATTTACTACCCACGATCCAAATATCAAGGTA ACATTGACGGAGCCTACTTCGGAACAACATTTTCTCACCTCTTCTTGATGACATATGGGCACCTAAAGCCACAGAAGCCATCACAGAGCTACGTTCCAAGGGTATTCGGGTTTAAGTTACATAAACCATGA
- the LOC126673831 gene encoding casein kinase II subunit beta-1-like isoform X3, whose translation MYRERASKMEVVGGATAIAVDRKRLINDRSSASTSSAIINNGGKDFTPQSNHNYLVTGKKSNDNHPLATNNNNNNNNASDDEESETDSQESDISGSDGEDTSWISWFCNLRGNEFFCEVEDEYIQDDFNLCGLSSQVPYYDYALDLILDVESSYEEQHELVESAAEMLYGLIHARYILTSKGMAAMLDKYKNCDFGRCPRVYCCGQPCLPVGQSDIPRSSTVKILCPRCEDIYYPRSKYQGNIDGAYFGTTFSHLFLMTYGHLKPQKPSQSYVPRVFGFKLHKP comes from the exons ATGTACAGAGAGCGAGCCTCCAAGATGGAAGTGGTAGGCGGCGCCACCGCAATCGCCGTCGATCGGAAACGGCTCATCAACGACCGATCTTCAGCCTCTACTTCCTCAGCAATAATCAACAACGGCGGCAAAGATTTTACGCCGCAATCTAATCATAATTATCTCGTCACTGGAAAAAAGAGCAACGATAATCATCCACTCGCCACaaataataacaacaataataacAACGCCTCTGATGATg AGGAATCTGAAACTGACAGTCAAGAGTCTGATATTAGTGGTTCTGATGGGGAGGACACATCTTGGATCTCTTGGTTTTGCAATCTACGGGGTAATGAATTCTTTTGTGAAGTTGAAGATGAGTACATACAAGATGATTTCAACCTCTGTGGTTTAAGCAGCCAAGTTCCATATTATGATTACGCTCTTGATTTGATTTTGGATGTCGAATCGTCTTATG AGGAACAACATGAATTAGTTGAATCAGCAGCAGAGATGCTTTATGGTCTGATTCATGCTCGATACATTTTGACAAGCAAAGGGATGGCAGCTATG CTGGACAAGTACAAGAACTGTGACTTTGGTAGATGCCCAAGAGTCTACTGCTGTGGGCAGCCTTGCCTTCCAGTTGGTCAATCAGACATTCCTCGATCAAGTACTGTCAAAATACTTTGCCCTAGATGTGAAGATATTTACTACCCACGATCCAAATATCAAGGTA ACATTGACGGAGCCTACTTCGGAACAACATTTTCTCACCTCTTCTTGATGACATATGGGCACCTAAAGCCACAGAAGCCATCACAGAGCTACGTTCCAAGGGTATTCGGGTTTAAGTTACATAAACCATGA